Proteins from a genomic interval of Anolis sagrei isolate rAnoSag1 chromosome 1, rAnoSag1.mat, whole genome shotgun sequence:
- the LRRC73 gene encoding leucine-rich repeat-containing protein 73 isoform X1, which yields MLPGSIQISGETLSGAEIRDICESLRENSIKLLSLRGCRLSDRDFGRICRGLAQSHSLAQLNLNLGIVSNLGRVKQLAEALQTNRSVQSLFLHGSPLTDAGLAFLNPALSVHPSLVALDLGDCMLGDEGISLICGLLPPDGAKSGLRELTLSANPGITAKGWARLAIAVAHSSQVRVLNLDYNSLGDQIAGMLAVSVASSRTLEVLDLEGTGLTNQSALILLDMVENYPTALRTLILAENNISPELQQQISDLLSEGEEEEETENREVMAREKNSWICQSSKASEPPLRGGGEKGEWEVGKIGKRLCSAHF from the exons ATGCTGCCGGGCTCCATCCAGATCTCCGGGGAGACGCTCTCCGGGGCCGAGATCCGCGACATCTGCGAGAGCCTCCGGGAGAACTCCATCAAGCTGCTCTCCCTCCGAGGATGCCGCCTCTCCGACCGGGACTTCGGGCGCATCTGCCGAGGGCTGGCCCAGTCCCACTCCCTGGCCCAGCTCAACCTCAACCTGGGCATCGTCTCCAACCTGGGCCGGGTCAAGCAGCTGGCCGAGGCCCTCCAGACCAACCGCTCCGTCCAGTCCCTCTT CCTCCATGGAAGCCCCCTGACGGATGCTGGCCTGGCTTTCCTCAACCCGGCACTCTCCGTTCACCCCTCACTCGTGGCCTTGGACTTGGGGGACTGCATGCTAGGCGATGAAGGGATCAGCTTGATCTGTGGGCTTCTGCCTCCTGATGGAGCCAAGTCAG GTTTGAGGGAGCTGACCCTAAGTGCTAACCCTGGCATCACCGCAAAAGGATGGGCGCGCCTGGCGATTGCGGTGGCTCACAGTTCCCAGGTGCGAGTGCTGaacttggactacaactccctag GTGACCAGATAGCGGGAATGCTGGCAGTTTCTGTGGCATCCAGCCGGACCCTAGAAGTTTTGGACCTGGAAGGAACAGGACTTACTAACCAATCAGCCTTG ATCCTGCTGGACATGGTGGAAAACTACCCAACTGCTCTGCGGACATTGATCCTGGCAGAAAACAACATCAGCCCTGAACTCCAGCAGCAGATCTCTGACCTTCTTTCTGAgggtgaggaagaggaagagacggAGAATCGTGAAGTCATGGCCAGAGAGAAGAACTCCTGGATCTGTCAGAGCAGTAAGGCTTCTGAGCCCCCACTGAGAGGTGGCGGTGAAAAGGGGGAATGGGAGGTTGGCAAGATTGGGAAACGATTGTGTTCAGCTCATTTTTGA
- the LRRC73 gene encoding leucine-rich repeat-containing protein 73 isoform X2, protein MLPGSIQISGETLSGAEIRDICESLRENSIKLLSLRGCRLSDRDFGRICRGLAQSHSLAQLNLNLGIVSNLGRVKQLAEALQTNRSVQSLFLHGSPLTDAGLAFLNPALSVHPSLVALDLGDCMLGDEGISLICGLLPPDGAKSGLRELTLSANPGITAKGWARLAIAVAHSSQVRVLNLDYNSLGDQIAGMLAVSVASSRTLEVLDLEGTGLTNQSALILLDMVENYPTALRTLILAENNISPELQQQISDLLSEGEEEEETENREVMAREKNSWICQSNSSSQMVLVTSGLGESLLAETEM, encoded by the exons ATGCTGCCGGGCTCCATCCAGATCTCCGGGGAGACGCTCTCCGGGGCCGAGATCCGCGACATCTGCGAGAGCCTCCGGGAGAACTCCATCAAGCTGCTCTCCCTCCGAGGATGCCGCCTCTCCGACCGGGACTTCGGGCGCATCTGCCGAGGGCTGGCCCAGTCCCACTCCCTGGCCCAGCTCAACCTCAACCTGGGCATCGTCTCCAACCTGGGCCGGGTCAAGCAGCTGGCCGAGGCCCTCCAGACCAACCGCTCCGTCCAGTCCCTCTT CCTCCATGGAAGCCCCCTGACGGATGCTGGCCTGGCTTTCCTCAACCCGGCACTCTCCGTTCACCCCTCACTCGTGGCCTTGGACTTGGGGGACTGCATGCTAGGCGATGAAGGGATCAGCTTGATCTGTGGGCTTCTGCCTCCTGATGGAGCCAAGTCAG GTTTGAGGGAGCTGACCCTAAGTGCTAACCCTGGCATCACCGCAAAAGGATGGGCGCGCCTGGCGATTGCGGTGGCTCACAGTTCCCAGGTGCGAGTGCTGaacttggactacaactccctag GTGACCAGATAGCGGGAATGCTGGCAGTTTCTGTGGCATCCAGCCGGACCCTAGAAGTTTTGGACCTGGAAGGAACAGGACTTACTAACCAATCAGCCTTG ATCCTGCTGGACATGGTGGAAAACTACCCAACTGCTCTGCGGACATTGATCCTGGCAGAAAACAACATCAGCCCTGAACTCCAGCAGCAGATCTCTGACCTTCTTTCTGAgggtgaggaagaggaagagacggAGAATCGTGAAGTCATGGCCAGAGAGAAGAACTCCTGGATCTGTCAGAGCA ATTCCAGTTCCCAGATGGTTTTGGTAACATCAGGCCTTGGAGAAAGTCTATTAGCAGAAACAGAGATGTGA